One region of Thermoplasmata archaeon genomic DNA includes:
- the fni gene encoding type 2 isopentenyl-diphosphate Delta-isomerase: MAALGNSPALRTNMGSRKKEHVEICLTEEVSGPRYWDDVCLVHNALPELNMGELDLSITLFGKRLRAPIIIAGMTGGYPEAEEINRNLAEAAAECGVGMGVGSQRAALEDPSLASTFSVVKEYKVPLVIGNIGAPQLVRQGEKRPLGLEELRRARKMVGADVMAVHLNFLQEVAQWDGDTQARGCLRAIDSLSKKMPIIVKETGAGISTEVGRRLLETSIAGVDVGGAGGTSFSAVEAYRAGKRGMRVRERIGSTFRDWGIPTPVSVLELRSLHRTLPIIATGGIRTGLDCARALALGASAAGIALPLLKPATRGAGAVKEELETLISELRAAMFLTGSASVADMAKADYVLKGECALWAARN, encoded by the coding sequence ATGGCTGCGCTCGGAAACTCACCAGCTTTGCGGACCAACATGGGGAGCCGGAAGAAGGAGCACGTCGAGATATGCCTTACAGAAGAGGTGTCCGGTCCCCGTTACTGGGACGATGTCTGTCTCGTGCACAACGCCCTCCCCGAACTCAATATGGGCGAACTCGACCTCTCGATAACGCTCTTCGGGAAGAGGCTCAGGGCCCCCATCATCATCGCAGGCATGACGGGCGGCTATCCCGAAGCGGAGGAAATCAACCGCAACCTTGCGGAGGCGGCGGCGGAGTGCGGCGTGGGCATGGGGGTTGGAAGTCAGAGGGCAGCCCTCGAGGACCCCTCCCTCGCGAGCACATTCTCGGTTGTTAAGGAGTACAAAGTGCCTCTCGTCATAGGCAACATCGGAGCCCCCCAGCTCGTGAGGCAGGGGGAGAAGAGGCCTCTCGGTCTCGAGGAACTCAGAAGGGCGAGGAAGATGGTCGGGGCGGACGTGATGGCTGTCCACCTGAACTTTCTTCAGGAGGTGGCCCAGTGGGACGGCGACACGCAGGCGCGGGGCTGTCTGCGTGCGATTGATTCCCTTTCGAAAAAAATGCCCATCATTGTCAAGGAGACAGGTGCCGGAATATCTACAGAAGTCGGGAGGAGGCTTCTAGAAACCAGTATCGCGGGCGTGGACGTCGGGGGTGCGGGGGGTACGAGCTTCTCCGCGGTCGAGGCCTACAGGGCTGGAAAGAGGGGAATGAGGGTCAGGGAGAGAATCGGGAGCACGTTCCGTGACTGGGGGATTCCCACGCCCGTCTCCGTCCTAGAGCTCAGGAGCCTTCACAGAACCCTGCCGATCATCGCCACAGGAGGAATTCGAACGGGGTTGGACTGCGCCAGAGCCCTTGCCCTGGGAGCGAGCGCTGCGGGCATTGCCCTACCGCTTCTGAAGCCCGCGACCCGGGGAGCTGGAGCGGTGAAGGAAGAATTGGAGACGCTGATAAGCGAGCTCAGGGCGGCAATGTTCCTGACAGGCTCGGCGAGCGTGGCGGATATGGCAAAAGCAGACTATGTGCTGAAGGGCGAGTGCGCCCTGTGGGCCGCAAGAAATTAA
- a CDS encoding isopentenyl phosphate kinase, which produces MDVVKLGGSVLTNKREAGAGPVFRTAVARRLLREVKASGRRVVLVTGAGSFGHVLAEKYGLAGGFREDSQWNGFVEVARDVRRLNLMVLDEALKAGIRAISVPPSVCALQKAGELHYLDVGVFRRYLEQGLTPVTFGDVCLDLSEMRFSICSGDALTRYLSKELGAVRAIFVSDVDGIMVGEGRLAEEFGEEDIGRIAPAVPGRLSAANGRRSGKGGRAQERPFVQRPAGKGVADVTGGIREKARLALEMARAGTEVVILNGLKRGRLLEALKGGRPLGTWFRVR; this is translated from the coding sequence TTGGACGTCGTAAAATTAGGCGGTAGCGTGCTGACGAACAAGAGGGAGGCGGGCGCAGGGCCGGTTTTCAGGACCGCCGTAGCCCGGAGGTTGCTCCGGGAGGTCAAGGCCTCGGGTCGCCGGGTCGTATTAGTCACGGGAGCTGGCTCTTTCGGCCACGTACTTGCAGAAAAATACGGACTCGCCGGAGGCTTCAGGGAGGACAGCCAATGGAATGGTTTTGTGGAGGTCGCCAGGGACGTCCGCCGCCTGAACCTGATGGTGCTCGACGAGGCCCTCAAAGCGGGAATAAGGGCGATATCGGTCCCGCCGAGCGTTTGCGCCCTCCAGAAGGCCGGGGAGCTTCACTATCTGGACGTCGGTGTTTTCAGAAGATACCTCGAGCAAGGCCTCACACCCGTGACATTCGGAGACGTATGTCTGGATCTATCGGAGATGAGGTTCTCAATCTGCAGCGGCGACGCCCTGACCCGGTATCTTTCAAAGGAGCTCGGGGCCGTGAGGGCGATTTTCGTGTCGGACGTGGACGGTATCATGGTCGGGGAGGGGAGGCTGGCGGAAGAGTTCGGTGAAGAGGACATCGGGAGGATAGCGCCCGCGGTGCCCGGCAGGTTGAGTGCCGCAAATGGGAGAAGGTCAGGAAAGGGGGGGAGGGCCCAGGAGCGTCCGTTTGTCCAGCGGCCGGCAGGCAAAGGAGTAGCTGACGTGACGGGTGGGATAAGGGAGAAAGCCCGGCTCGCCCTAGAGATGGCCCGGGCGGGGACGGAGGTTGTGATTCTCAATGGATTAAAAAGAGGCAGACTCCTCGAGGCCCTCAAGGGCGGCCGACCCCTGGGAACGTGGTTCAGGGTGCGCTAG